One Cryobacterium roopkundense genomic region harbors:
- the pdhA gene encoding pyruvate dehydrogenase (acetyl-transferring) E1 component subunit alpha gives MLTNEVVPFAASAYDSVNFSNDAWSGPVVEQSPEFVQLLTPDGVRVANPDCDSWVADITGEQLAALYEDMRVVRRIDTEATALQRQGELGLWPPLLGQEAAQIGSSRALRDDDFIFPSYRENAVAYVRGVPFADIVRVWRGNAQSGWDPYKHQLAAPNIIIGAQTLHAVGWAVGAKHDGVDSVAITYFGDGATSEGDVNEAMVFAASFQAPVVFFCQNNHWAISEPVGLQAVGSIAGRAPGFGIPSMRVDGNDVLAVIAATRIALDRARRGEGPTFIEAVTYRMGPHTTADDPTRYRDKSELEAWKLKDPILRLKRLLDSLGLLTPELEARTQAKEDSVAAELRAGCIGMPDPAPLTVFDNVYSTPHATLDRERDKYAAYLSSFDGAASSDTSTDAPAGGRS, from the coding sequence ATTCTTACGAACGAGGTTGTGCCCTTTGCCGCATCGGCTTACGATTCAGTCAACTTTAGCAACGACGCTTGGAGCGGCCCAGTGGTTGAACAGTCCCCCGAATTCGTACAACTCCTCACCCCCGACGGGGTGAGGGTCGCAAACCCTGATTGCGACTCCTGGGTGGCGGATATCACCGGCGAGCAGCTGGCCGCACTGTACGAAGACATGCGCGTGGTGCGCCGCATCGACACAGAGGCGACGGCCCTGCAGCGCCAGGGCGAGCTGGGCCTGTGGCCGCCGTTGCTCGGCCAGGAGGCCGCACAGATCGGCTCCTCCCGGGCTCTGCGCGACGACGACTTCATCTTTCCCAGCTACCGGGAGAACGCTGTCGCCTACGTGCGCGGCGTTCCCTTCGCCGACATCGTGCGGGTGTGGCGCGGAAACGCCCAGTCCGGCTGGGACCCGTATAAGCACCAGCTCGCCGCTCCCAACATCATCATCGGCGCTCAGACTCTGCACGCCGTGGGCTGGGCCGTCGGCGCAAAGCACGACGGCGTCGATTCGGTCGCGATCACCTACTTCGGCGACGGAGCAACCAGCGAGGGCGACGTGAACGAGGCCATGGTCTTCGCGGCGAGCTTCCAGGCACCCGTCGTGTTCTTCTGCCAGAACAACCACTGGGCGATCTCGGAACCGGTGGGACTCCAGGCCGTGGGCAGCATCGCCGGCCGGGCTCCTGGCTTTGGAATTCCGAGCATGCGCGTGGACGGCAACGACGTGCTCGCCGTCATCGCGGCCACGCGCATCGCTCTCGACCGCGCCCGCCGCGGCGAAGGTCCCACCTTCATCGAGGCCGTCACCTATCGGATGGGCCCGCACACCACCGCAGACGACCCCACCCGCTACCGTGACAAGAGCGAACTCGAGGCCTGGAAACTCAAGGACCCGATCCTGCGCCTGAAGCGCCTGCTCGATTCGCTCGGTTTACTCACTCCGGAGCTTGAGGCCCGCACGCAGGCGAAGGAAGACTCCGTGGCGGCCGAACTTCGCGCAGGCTGCATCGGCATGCCCGACCCCGCGCCGCTCACGGTCTTCGACAACGTGTATTCCACGCCCCACGCCACGCTCGATCGGGAGCGGGATAAGTACGCCGCCTACCTGTCGAGCTTTGACGGCGCAGCCAGCTCCGATACCAGCACAGACGCACCAGCAGGGGGACGCTCATGA
- a CDS encoding alpha-ketoacid dehydrogenase subunit beta gives MTPDTTTQTLTLAKAINAGLHRALTDDPKVVLLGEDIGALGGVFRVTSDLLAEFGHRRVIDTPLAESAIIGMAVGLAYRGYRPVAEIQFDGFIYPGFDQIVSQVAKLHYRTQGAVKMPITIRVPFGGGIGAAEHHSESPEAYFTHTSGLRVIAVSNPQDAYSLIRQAIASDDPVLYFEPKRRYHVKGEVVPELGRSMERATVVTPGTHVTLLTYGPLVPTARDAALAAADEGVSVEVIDLRSLSPVDYPTLEASVRKTGRLVVTHEANRTGGIGGEIIASLTESCFNYLESAPVRVTGFDIPYPAAKLESHHLPDLDRILDGIDTVMGR, from the coding sequence ATGACGCCCGACACGACCACCCAGACCCTCACACTCGCCAAGGCCATCAATGCCGGCCTGCACCGGGCGCTCACCGACGACCCCAAGGTCGTTCTGCTCGGTGAAGACATCGGCGCGCTCGGCGGAGTCTTCCGCGTCACGAGCGACCTACTCGCCGAGTTCGGGCACCGCCGCGTGATCGACACGCCGCTGGCAGAATCCGCGATCATCGGTATGGCCGTCGGCCTCGCCTACCGCGGCTACCGCCCGGTCGCCGAGATCCAGTTCGACGGGTTCATCTACCCGGGCTTCGACCAGATCGTCAGCCAGGTCGCCAAGCTGCACTACCGCACCCAGGGCGCCGTGAAGATGCCGATCACCATTCGCGTGCCCTTCGGCGGTGGCATCGGCGCCGCAGAGCACCACTCCGAGTCTCCCGAGGCCTACTTCACGCACACGTCAGGGTTGCGCGTAATCGCGGTCTCCAATCCGCAAGACGCCTACAGCCTCATTCGCCAGGCCATCGCGAGCGACGACCCCGTGCTCTACTTCGAACCGAAGCGCCGCTACCACGTGAAGGGCGAGGTCGTGCCGGAGCTCGGCCGCTCGATGGAGCGTGCCACTGTCGTGACGCCCGGAACCCACGTTACGCTGCTCACCTATGGCCCGCTGGTTCCGACGGCGCGCGACGCGGCGCTCGCCGCAGCCGACGAGGGAGTGTCAGTGGAGGTCATCGACCTGCGGTCGCTGTCGCCGGTGGACTATCCGACGCTCGAGGCATCCGTGAGAAAGACCGGCCGCCTCGTGGTGACCCACGAGGCGAACCGCACGGGAGGAATCGGCGGCGAGATCATCGCGAGCCTCACCGAGAGCTGCTTCAACTATCTGGAGTCCGCGCCGGTGCGCGTGACCGGTTTCGACATTCCCTACCCGGCCGCAAAACTCGAAAGCCACCATCTGCCCGACCTCGACCGCATTCTCGACGGCATCGACACGGTGATGGGACGGTGA